From Porphyromonadaceae bacterium W3.11, one genomic window encodes:
- the smpB gene encoding SsrA-binding protein, with the protein MAKKKKNDNKIKAGARVLIKNRRATFDYEILDTYTAGIMLLGTEIKSIRLGKASLVDTFCIIDHGEVWVKNLYIAEYFFGSYNNHNERRDRKLLLNKKEIRALEQDTKDSGFTIIPLKLFINGKGLAKLEIGLARGKKQYDKRESIKERDTKRELAQVLKHRY; encoded by the coding sequence ATGGCTAAGAAAAAAAAGAATGATAATAAGATCAAAGCGGGAGCACGTGTCTTGATAAAGAATAGACGTGCCACTTTTGATTACGAAATACTTGACACTTACACTGCTGGGATCATGTTACTGGGTACGGAGATTAAGTCCATACGACTCGGTAAGGCTTCCTTGGTAGATACTTTCTGTATCATCGATCATGGAGAAGTGTGGGTAAAGAATCTCTACATCGCCGAATACTTCTTTGGTTCATATAACAACCACAACGAACGAAGAGATAGGAAGCTACTACTGAATAAAAAAGAGATTAGAGCTCTCGAGCAGGATACGAAAGATTCAGGCTTCACTATTATTCCTCTCAAACTATTTATCAATGGAAAAGGTCTTGCAAAACTAGAAATAGGCCTTGCAAGAGGTAAGAAACAGTATGACAAACGTGAGTCCATCAAGGAGAGAGACACCAAGAGAGAGCTAGCCCAAGTACTAAAGCATAGATACTAA